The Poecilia reticulata strain Guanapo unplaced genomic scaffold, Guppy_female_1.0+MT scaffold_1041, whole genome shotgun sequence nucleotide sequence CATTCTACACTTAGTTattaaaaatttagattttgtttttaatctatggATTCTGGTGAGAAAATGCAACTATAGAAGTAAAAATGGTCATATagaaatatctggttttaactgtatttatgtACTGAAGTTCTGAATTCAACATGATTCTAATTCAGATTCACACTTTCTTCTTTACAGGAACAAACATTATAAACAACGATGAGTTGAGGATTGTGATGTTGGGGAAGACTGGGAAGGGAAAGAGCGCTTCTGGAAACACCATCCTGTGTCGACCGTGCTTTCAGTCCAAATGCAGTGCCACTTCCCTGACTGTAAACTGCTCTAGAGGCTCCAGTAATGTGGATGGACAGCAGGTTGCTGTCATTGATACTCCAGGTCTGTTTGACACCAGATTTGGAGAAGATAAAACCATCAAAGATCTGAGTCAGTGCATCTGTTACGCTTCTCCTGGGCCCCACATCTTCCTGGTGGTCGTTGCAATCGGCAGATTCACAGAAGAGGAACAACGGTCAATGCAAATGATTCAAAAAATCTTTGGAGAGGCAGCAGACAAATACAGCATGGTTCTGTTTACCCATGGAGACGACCTTGAGGGCACcattaaatattatttgtcTGAAAGCCCAGAGCTGCAAGATTTGGTGTCCAGATGTAACGGCCAGTATCATGTCTTCAACAACAAGCTGGAAGATAAGAAACCTCAGGTCACTGAGCTGCTGAAGAAGATCAGAACCATTGTTGAcaggaatggaggaagtcacTACACCAATGAGATGTTCCAAGAGGCTGAGAGGAAAATCGAAGAGGAGAAACAACGCATCAtgaaggagaaggaagagaaaatccgtaaagagaaagaagaactggagagaaaaataagagaaaagtaTGAGGAAGAGATGCAAAAAATACAGGCTGAGAGTGAGAGACAGCTtgaaaccttaaaaaaacaactgaatgaaAAGCTGG carries:
- the LOC103461317 gene encoding GTPase IMAP family member 4-like translates to MILIQIHTFFFTGTNIINNDELRIVMLGKTGKGKSASGNTILCRPCFQSKCSATSLTVNCSRGSSNVDGQQVAVIDTPGLFDTRFGEDKTIKDLSQCICYASPGPHIFLVVVAIGRFTEEEQRSMQMIQKIFGEAADKYSMVLFTHGDDLEGTIKYYLSESPELQDLVSRCNGQYHVFNNKLEDKKPQVTELLKKIRTIVDRNGGSHYTNEMFQEAERKIEEEKQRIMKEKEEKIRKEKEELERKIREKYEEEMQKIQAESERQLETLKKQLNEKLEREIRAEKSRLQSKFESEVRDLAVRNNILYSMIKTGEHIIGAFKNLVNIFESLDK